From the Lepidochelys kempii isolate rLepKem1 chromosome 2, rLepKem1.hap2, whole genome shotgun sequence genome, one window contains:
- the SLC30A8 gene encoding proton-coupled zinc antiporter SLC30A8 gives MGLQQNNLNKEECQEESEDAEDNPLKHCHSHSTAYESRKIEQCQAKRKLYAASIICLIFMIAEIIGGQISGSLAVITDAAHILVDLTSFLISLFSLWLSSKPSTKRLTFGWHRAEILGALMSMLIIWVVTGVLTYLASMRLLHPDFEIEATVMLITSGCAVIANVILSLTLHQTGPGHSHRAQANEHIPALQQKPALANASVRAAFVHAIGDLVQSISVLISALIIFFKPEYKIADPVCTFVFSIFVLATTITILRDILLVLMEGTPKGFNYDAVRERILAVNKVESIHNLHLWSLTMNQVILSAHIVTEDTVDNHQILKEVTQVLFDTYTFHSVTIQIELQANQKPDCVFCQDPKD, from the exons AATGCCAGGAGGAATCAGAGGATGCTGAAGATAATCCACTGAAGCACTGCCATAGCCACTCAACGGCCTATGAGAGCAGAAAAATAGAACAGTGTCAAGCCAAGCGGAAGCTCTATGCAGCATCGATAATTTGTCTCATCTTCATGATTGCTGAAATTATAG GTGGACAAATTTCAGGAAGTCTTGCTGTGATAACCGATGCAGCACATATCTTGGTTGACTTGACAAGTTTCCTGATTAGCCTTTTCTCACTGTGGTTATCATCTAAACCTTCCACTAAAAGGTTAACTTTTGGATGGCACAGAGCAG AAATTCTGGGTGCTTTGATGTCGATGCTAATCATTTGGGTGGTGACTGGCGTGTTGACATATTTGGCGAGCATGAGACTGCTGCACCCAGATTTTGAGATTGAAGCTACAGTGATGCTCATTACTTCTGGTTGTGCAGTGATAGCCAATGTCAT ATTAAGTCTGACTCTGCACCAGACTGGGCCTGGACATAGTCACAGAGCACAAGCCAATGAACATATACCAGCTCTTCAACAGAAGCCAGCTTTGGCCAATGCCAGTGTGAGGGCAGCTTTTGTACATGCCATTGGAGATCTAGTTCAGAGCATTAGTGTGCTAATTAGTGCACTTATAATATTCTTTAAG CCAGAATACAAAATAGCTGACCCAGTCTGCACATTTGTGTTCTCTATCTTTGTTCTGGCAACAACCATCACCATTTTAAGGGACATTTTGCTTGTGTTAATGGAAG GAACACCCAAGGGATTTAATTATGatgcagtgagagagagaattctaGCAGTCAACAAAGTGGAGTCTATCCACAACCTGCATCTCTGGTCTCTAACAATGAATCAAGTTATTCTATCTGCTCACATTGTCACAG AAGACACAGTGGACAATCACCAGATCCTGAAAGAAGTTACTCAAGTTCTCTTTGACACTTACACCTTTCACTCAGTCACCATTCAGATTGAACTACAAGCAAATCAGAAGCCCGACTGTGTCTTCTGTCAAGATCCAAAGGATTGA